The window GTGATGAGGTCGTTCGCGGAGAATCGGTAGTCCACGGGGTACCAGTAGTCCCACTCGTCGCGCAGTTCGAGGGCGCGTTCGTCGGCCTCGTCGGCCGCCTCAGGACCGTAGAACAGCGTGTCGAAGAAGTCCTGCGTGAGTTCCTCCGTCGGGATATCTTGCAGGCGGTGAGCGATGGTGTAGTACGCCATGTAGATGGTCGAGTCCGACAGGGGCTCGATGACGAACTGGTCGTCCCACGGCAGGCGCGTCCCGAGGCCGTAGTTCCGGATGCAGGGCCACCCGTTCAGCCAGTCGATGGTGTGGTGGTACTCGTCGCGGGTGTTGTCGGGGATGGCGTCCAAGCCGTCGGCCACGTCGTGGGCGAGTTGCTTCCAGTCCGGGTCGTCGTACGACAGGAACCACGTGTCCTGTTCGGCGACGACGACGTCGCCGCCACAGCGACAGACGACTTCCTCGGAGAACTCCTGCATCACGTCGAACTGGCCGGCGTCGATGCCGTCGGCCTTGTAGTCGTCGCGGACCTCCTCGACGATTGCACCGGCGTAGTCGCCGTAGAACTCCTTCAGGCGACCGGCGTGGAACTCCTTGTTGTAGAGGTCCTTCGTCGCTTTCTCCAGTGCGGGGTCGTCGGACGACTCGATGCCAGCGTTCTCGACGGCCGACTTCGCGGGAATCTCGCCGTACTCGTCGTCCTCGGAGTCGATGTCGAGGATTGGAATCGGCTCGATTGCGTCAACGTCGGCGGGGTCGATACCGAACGATTCGAGGTAGTCGGTGTCGGCTTTCGCCTCTTGCAGTGCGACGTAGTCGTCGGGGCTGTGTGCCGGGACGGACATGACGACGCCCGTCGCGTTGTCGGCGTCGACGAATCCGGCCGGGAGGACGGGAACTTCGTCGCCAGTGACGGGATTCTCGACGAACTGGCCGACCAGTTCGGAGCCTTCGACGGTCTCCAGAATCTCGACGTCGTGTGCCTGATACTCCAGTTTCGCGGCGGCGTACTCGGAGACGAACCACGTCTCGCCTTCCACGTCGGCGACGACGTAGGTCGCTTCGGGGTCGATGTAGGCGTTCGTCACGCCGTGGACCGTCTCGGGGCGCAGCGTCGCCATCGGGACGACGACGGACTCGCCGTCGCGTTCCCAGCCGAAGCGGACGAGCGTGTACTCTTGGAACTCCGCTTCTTCCCCTTCGAGCAGGTCGTGCGTCGTAACCGGCTGTTCTTCGTTCGTACAGAACTTGACGGGGTGGAGTCCCTTCTCCAGACGGCCACGTTCGCGGAGCGTCCGGTACTGCCACTCGATGAACTTCGAGTAGCGTTCGTCGTTGGTCGTGAACTCACGACGCCAGTCGACGGAGAGTCCGAGCGACTGCATCCCCTTCTTGTAGTGCTCTTCGATGAAGTAGCGTGCCCACCCCATCGGCGTCTCCAGGTCAGAGAGCGTGTCTTCGGAGACGTTGTAGGTGTCCTTCAGGACAGACAGTTGCTTCTCTTCGCCCTTTTTCAGTCGCTCGACGGCACCGATAATCGGCGTGCCGGTGACGTGCCAGGCGATGGGGAACAAGACGTTGTCGCCTTGCTGGCGTCGATAGCGAGCGTACACGTCCGGGACCGTGTAGGTTCGTGCGTGCCCGATGTGCATCCCACCACTCGGGTACGGATACGGAACCGTGACGAACGTCGCGTCGTCGGCGTCTGCGTCCGGGTCGGCCTCGTATCGGCCGGACTCGGACCAGCGCTCTCGCCAACGCGCTTCGAGTTCCTGCGGGTCGTAGTCCATATCCGTGGTAGTGGCACGCCGACCTAAAATAACTCCTATACTCGACTTGCCCAGGTGTCAGGTCGAACGGCGTTCGACCGCTGTTAGACTGTCGCCGAGACGAACTAACGTCGGGTGGTCCCGTTGTGACGTACTCGAAGACGTATCACACGAAGAGTATTCACCCCTGCGAGAGAGTACCGAGACGACATGCACGTCGACCAGTCTCGTTTCTGGGTGACAAGCGCCGTCGACGTCGCCCGAAATCACGTCGACAGTCCGGTACTCGCGTCGATACTCGCCATCGGGTGGCTCCCGATTGCACTCTCGATAGTGGCGATAGACACGTCAGAGGCAACGGTACTCTTCGTCGTTGCGCAGACGCTCGCGGCCCTGATGGTCGTGTTCGGTCCATTCGACGTCTGGTATTACTATCGACGGTTACTGCCCGCGTTCTTCGAGAACGTCGACGATATCGTCGAACCGGGACAAGACGACGAGTTGCGGGCGTTGGCTGAGAAGTACGACCGGTTCTTCACCCAGCGTTGGTGGGCAATCACGCTGCCGTGGACGCTTCTCGTCGTCCTCGTCTTCTTCGCTTCTGAGGGACACATCGCCAACCAAGGGATAACCAGCCCAGTCGAGTACACGGCGTACTTCGGATTCTTCGTCTACTGGGGACTCTTCTCTGGGCTCGGCTTCCACGGTGGCCTGTTGACGGTCCGTCTCATCAAGGAATTTTCCGAAGAAATCGACCTCGAAATCGACCCGCTCTATCCGGACGGATTGGGTGGTCTCAGTCTCGTCGGACAATTCGCAATCCGGACGACGCTCATCCTCTCGACCGGGTCGCTCGCGATGCCGCTGTCGTTCGAACTCGCGAGTCAGATTGGACTCGCCGAAGCAGTCTATCTCGGCGTCGGCCTGTACGTCGTCCTCATCGCACTCGTGTTCATATACCCGACGTACAAGGTGAATCGTCGCGCACAGCGACTTCGAGAGGACGTTCTCGAAGAGTACCGAACGAAGATTCGGCGTCTCGAAGCAGAGTTAGCGAAACTCGAAGCGGCGGGTCGCCCCGGCGCATCGCTCGAAGAATCACACTCCCTCTACCTGGAAATCGACCGAACGAGACAAGAGTTCAGAGATTTTCGTGACGTGCAGCTATATCCGCTGTCGGTCAGCATCCTCATTCAGCTGTTGAGTTCGCTTTTCCTCCCGGTACTGTTCATCATCTTCGACATCTACCTCTCACGGCTCATTTGAACGAATCACCGTCGGTTGTGAGCGAAGGTTCGGAACAGGAAAAATGCAGACACGTTGAGCCAGAGACTCAGTCGATGTCGATGCGATGCGAGTCGTCGGGGGTCACGTCCATCTTGGGGAGCGTGATGGTGAGGACGCCGTTGCGGTAGGAGGCAGAGGTGTTCTCTTCGTCCACCATCTCCGGGAGGCGAACCGTGCGGCGGGCGGACTGCTGGCGGCGTTCACGGCGGATGTATTCGCCCTCACCGCGTTCTTCTGTCACGTCGCGCTTGGCCTCGATGGTCAGCGTCTGGTTAGCGATAGAGAGGGAGATGTCGTCCTTTTCGTAGCCCGGGAGGTCCGCAGAGAGGACGAGTTTGTCCTCGTCGTCCGAGATATCGACGGCCATGTCGTACATACGGGACGAGGGCATCATGCCCGAACGGTCGAACTGGTGGCCCATCTCGTCGAATTGGCGAGAGAGTCGTTCGAACAGTTCTTCGATGTCTTCGAATGGGTTGGTTCGGCGCATCATCGGTATTTCACCGAGGGATAGAGACGCCATCTGAGGAGATAATCGTTTCCGGAACTGGAATAGCAAATAGCACGCGCTGAGACCGCAGACAACAGTATTCGAAAAATGAGCTCCGTTATTCGATGTCGATGCTCTGCGAATCGTCCGCGTCCGGTTCCGCCTTCGGCAACGTGATGGTGAGCACGCCGTTGCGGTACGTGGCAGACACCGCTTCACGCTCGATTTCGGCAGGGAGCGTGACCGACCGAGACACCGAGCGGTGACTGCGCTCTCGTCGGACGTAGTTCTCTTCTTCTGCTTCGGCGGACGTCTCGTGTTCGGCGGCGATGGAGAGTTGTCGGCCGCGGACACTCACGTCGAGGTCGTCTTTCTCGAATCCGGGCAGGTCGGCGACGACTTCGATGACGTCGTCGGACTCGACGACGTCGAGTGAGATGTCTTGGAATCGCGCGAGGCCAGAGTCCTCGAAGGACCGGCCCATTCGGTCGAACAGGTCTTCAATCTCGTCGAATGGATTTCGTTGCATACGTCTCACAGTTCGTCAGCGACGGCAATGAAAGATGTGCCCGTCCTCACACGTTGGGAGTGAGGGCGCGTTCGGTATCGACCGTCAGTACAGGACGTGCCGTGTGTCGTACGACCCGAGGACGCGGACCCACCCGTTTCGGGCGATACCTTCCACGTCGTCGAGTGCCCCTTGCATCCGTTCTTCGTAGAGTCCCGCGTCGGCGTCGATGTGGAAGAGGTAGTCACCGAGACGGTTCCCACTCGGACGCGACTCGATGCGCGAGAGGTTGATGTCACGTTCGGCGAACGCTTCGAGCAGTTCGAGGAGGAGACCGGGGTAGTTCGCGTTCGGATAGACGACGAGTGACGTTTTTCCGCCGGCGTCCGAGCGTGCGGACTCGGGGGCGACGACGAGGAAGCGCGTGGCGTTCGAGGAACGGTCTTGGATGTCCTCGGCGATTATCTCTAAATCGTCACCCGCATTGTCCGGGTGCCCGATACCCGCCACAGACGGGTCGGCGCGGGCGCGTTCGACGCCGCGAGCGGTACTGGCAACCGCTTCGAGCGTCACGTCGGGGTAGTTTTCGTCGAGGTACGTTCGACACTGGGCGAGTGCCTGCGAGTGACTGGCCACGATGTCGAAGTCGTCGCTCTGGGCCAAGAGCGCGTGTCGAATCGGCGTGACAATCTCTTGGACGACGCTGACGTTCGAGTTGGCGACGGCGTCGAGACTCTCCGTGACGCTCCCTTCGATACTGTTCTCGATGGGGACGACGCCACGTTCGAACGACCCGTCGGCGACGGCATCGACGATAGAGGTGACCGATTCTCGGAAGGCGACGTCGTCCGCGACGGCGCGGGCGGCGCGATGAGAGTAGGTGCCCGCCGGGCCGAGGGTGACTGCCTGCATGACGCTCCCTTCACGCAGGGACGACAAAAGGGCGTCGGGGGTGGCAGATTCGACCGATGGGCCACAGAGAAGCAGATGCGACCTACCGGTCGGCGCAGAACTCGACGAAGTTTCGGAGGATAGTCAGTCCGGTCTCACCGGACTTCTCGGGGTGGAACTGGGTCCCGAAGACCGTTCCCTCCTCGTTGGCGACGACGGCCGGGAACTCCACGCCGTAGTCGGTAGTTGCGACGATAGCATCCTCGTCGTCCGGGTCGGCGTAGTAGGAGTGGACGAAGTAGGCGTACTCGCCGTCGACACCCTCGACGAGTGGGTGGTCACGCTGGACGTTCAGTTCGTTCCACCCCATGTGCGGCACCTTCTGGCCCTCGTCGAAGCGGACGTTTCGTCCGGGGATGAAGTCGAGGCCCTCGACTTCGCCCTCGCCCGCGTGGTCTGCTTCTTCGGACGAAGTGAGCAACATCTGCATCCCGAGACAGATACCGAATATCGGCGTCCCTGCGTCGGCGGCCTCTGCGAGCGGTTCGCGGAACGGCCCCGCGTTCTCCATCCCTTCGGAGAAGGCACCGACACCGGGGAGGACGATTCCGTCTGCGTCTTCGAAGTCGGCCGGGTCGTCAGAGATGACGACGTTCGCACCCGCGCGTTCGAGGCCGCGCATGGCGCTCCGGAGGTTGCCGAGACCGTAGTCGACCATCACCACGTCGGCGAGCGTCTCCTCAGACGCCTGTGTCGTGCTCATACTCTCTCTTCGAAGAGGGTGGGCAAGTGAGTTTCCGTCTCGGCGACCGTCGCGAAATTGGAGAATCGACAGACAGTTCTATGTTTTCTTCGGGAGACCGCAATAGAATATTGGATTTACGGATGGATACGTAGAAAAAATAGGAAGACTTAACCTCAATCTGTCTGAGTTTCAGACTGGAATACATGTCCTCTCGACGGAATTTCCTCAAAAAAGCCGGTGCTGCAGGGGCACTCGGCATGGCAGGCCTCAGTGGGTGTATCGGCAGCATCGGTGGCGGGTCGGACTCGGTGACGTTCCTCCTGACACCATCGGAGTCGGACGTCGACATCAAACAGCAGTACCAACCGCTCTTCGAGTACCTCGAAAGTGAGGCGAGCGTCACGGTCGAATCAGAAGTCGCCGCTGACTACGCGGCAGTGTATCAGGCGTTCAAGTCAGGTCAGGCAGACCTCGCAGACTCGTCGCCGACCATCGCTATCCAGGGCGGTAACGAAGGCGTGACGGAAGTCATGGGCATCCGCGTCGCCTACGGCGCAGCGAAGTACTTCTCGCTCATGACGACGACGCCCGACAGCGGTATCGAAGAACTCGCCGACCTCGAAGGAGAGACAGTCGCCTTCGCGGACCGACTCTCGACGAGTGGGTCGCTCTTCCCCCTGTACATGCTGAAGCAGGCGGGTCTCGACACGGGTAACGCACCCGACGGTGACCCGGTGGACTTCACGGGGCAGTGGTCCGACCACTCCACCGCACGCGAGACACTGGTCAACCGTGACGAAGTGATGGCCGCTGGGACCGGCGCGTTCTCCGTCGCCGCTCACGTCCCCGAAGACCAGTTCCCTCAACAGTTCCTCGACGTCTCCGCCGAGAACGACGGTGACCTCGGAACCGAAGACCCACAACTCGACCTGCTCGCGGCGTCCGACCCGATTCCGCGCGCACCCATAATCGTCCGCTCGGAACTCGAATCGGGAATGAAGTCGTCGCTCACCGACGCCCTCACGAGCGTCACACAGGACGACCTCATCAACGAGGACCTTGGCGACGACCAGCAACTCTGGTTCACCGGCGTCGAACCCGGCACGGTCGACGACTACGAACCGATTCAGAACGTCATCGACACGCTGGGCATCTCGCTCGGGCAGTAGTCAACAGAACAGACATTCAATTGCAGTATTATTTTGGTGACTCCCCACCCACGATGGGAGAACGCGGGAAGTCCGCCGACACACAATGAGTACCATCGAAGTACGTAACCTCACGAAAGCGTTCGGCGACGTCCGAGCGTTGGACGACGTCTCCTTTACCATCGAAGACGGCGAGTTCGCCGTCCTCCTCGGACAATCTGGCGCAGGAAAG is drawn from Haloferax litoreum and contains these coding sequences:
- the leuS gene encoding leucine--tRNA ligase; translated protein: MDYDPQELEARWRERWSESGRYEADPDADADDATFVTVPYPYPSGGMHIGHARTYTVPDVYARYRRQQGDNVLFPIAWHVTGTPIIGAVERLKKGEEKQLSVLKDTYNVSEDTLSDLETPMGWARYFIEEHYKKGMQSLGLSVDWRREFTTNDERYSKFIEWQYRTLRERGRLEKGLHPVKFCTNEEQPVTTHDLLEGEEAEFQEYTLVRFGWERDGESVVVPMATLRPETVHGVTNAYIDPEATYVVADVEGETWFVSEYAAAKLEYQAHDVEILETVEGSELVGQFVENPVTGDEVPVLPAGFVDADNATGVVMSVPAHSPDDYVALQEAKADTDYLESFGIDPADVDAIEPIPILDIDSEDDEYGEIPAKSAVENAGIESSDDPALEKATKDLYNKEFHAGRLKEFYGDYAGAIVEEVRDDYKADGIDAGQFDVMQEFSEEVVCRCGGDVVVAEQDTWFLSYDDPDWKQLAHDVADGLDAIPDNTRDEYHHTIDWLNGWPCIRNYGLGTRLPWDDQFVIEPLSDSTIYMAYYTIAHRLQDIPTEELTQDFFDTLFYGPEAADEADERALELRDEWDYWYPVDYRFSANDLITNHLTFYQFHHGELFDQAQWPQGIVIMGMGLLEGEKMSSSKGHVVLPGEAISEYGADTVRFFLLNSAEPWQDYDWRDDLVGSVHNQLERFWNRAQEIIADPGPEDRPELETIDRWLLSKLQDTVRDVTDAMDESETRSASQAAFYNFEEDLRWYRRRTDFDRPAAKWTLRTVLETRLRLLAPFVPFMTNELHEQLTGTPAEDAPWPEPDTEFDDETVELEERQVERLTEDIRDIIDVTDSDPETLRVYVAADWKRDVFETVVDQGDNVGAIMGQVMQDPDLREKGNAVNDLVQDLVSQTRGQDETTLHAQLELDEATTYERAADFLAREFDADVEVYVEDDDDIVDPADRASKAIPFRPAVHLE
- the hsp14 gene encoding archaeal heat shock protein Hsp14, which gives rise to MMRRTNPFEDIEELFERLSRQFDEMGHQFDRSGMMPSSRMYDMAVDISDDEDKLVLSADLPGYEKDDISLSIANQTLTIEAKRDVTEERGEGEYIRRERRQQSARRTVRLPEMVDEENTSASYRNGVLTITLPKMDVTPDDSHRIDID
- the hsp14 gene encoding archaeal heat shock protein Hsp14; amino-acid sequence: MQRNPFDEIEDLFDRMGRSFEDSGLARFQDISLDVVESDDVIEVVADLPGFEKDDLDVSVRGRQLSIAAEHETSAEAEEENYVRRERSHRSVSRSVTLPAEIEREAVSATYRNGVLTITLPKAEPDADDSQSIDIE
- the pheA gene encoding prephenate dehydratase translates to MQAVTLGPAGTYSHRAARAVADDVAFRESVTSIVDAVADGSFERGVVPIENSIEGSVTESLDAVANSNVSVVQEIVTPIRHALLAQSDDFDIVASHSQALAQCRTYLDENYPDVTLEAVASTARGVERARADPSVAGIGHPDNAGDDLEIIAEDIQDRSSNATRFLVVAPESARSDAGGKTSLVVYPNANYPGLLLELLEAFAERDINLSRIESRPSGNRLGDYLFHIDADAGLYEERMQGALDDVEGIARNGWVRVLGSYDTRHVLY
- the hisH gene encoding imidazole glycerol phosphate synthase subunit HisH → MSTTQASEETLADVVMVDYGLGNLRSAMRGLERAGANVVISDDPADFEDADGIVLPGVGAFSEGMENAGPFREPLAEAADAGTPIFGICLGMQMLLTSSEEADHAGEGEVEGLDFIPGRNVRFDEGQKVPHMGWNELNVQRDHPLVEGVDGEYAYFVHSYYADPDDEDAIVATTDYGVEFPAVVANEEGTVFGTQFHPEKSGETGLTILRNFVEFCADR
- a CDS encoding phosphate/phosphite/phosphonate ABC transporter substrate-binding protein, with protein sequence MSSRRNFLKKAGAAGALGMAGLSGCIGSIGGGSDSVTFLLTPSESDVDIKQQYQPLFEYLESEASVTVESEVAADYAAVYQAFKSGQADLADSSPTIAIQGGNEGVTEVMGIRVAYGAAKYFSLMTTTPDSGIEELADLEGETVAFADRLSTSGSLFPLYMLKQAGLDTGNAPDGDPVDFTGQWSDHSTARETLVNRDEVMAAGTGAFSVAAHVPEDQFPQQFLDVSAENDGDLGTEDPQLDLLAASDPIPRAPIIVRSELESGMKSSLTDALTSVTQDDLINEDLGDDQQLWFTGVEPGTVDDYEPIQNVIDTLGISLGQ